A segment of the Dermacentor andersoni chromosome 5, qqDerAnde1_hic_scaffold, whole genome shotgun sequence genome:
CTTCACTAAAGCATCAATTTAAGTTTCAacataaattacaacatgtacgtTGAATCGCCatggactctttttttttttaatttcggcaTGTTTGAATAGTTCACAGTTGTTTTTAACCAAgtctatatatgtattttttgctTAGCCTGCCAGTATCTCTTAAAAACACTTGCGTCGTCTACTGCCAACAAACTTTCTGTGAATTCTCTGTGCCAGCAGTAGACCATAACCTTTGCCTTCATATAATATCTAGCTACAGACATTGTGCAGATTATAAGATGTATCCGTGAATTATTTGGTTTCTCTGGCCTCAATGAAATCGTTTAAATTAAACATAATAGGCCTTATATGTAAGGTGTATTCATAATTAATTTAACCGCCATTTTCTACTGCAATAATCTATTAAACAACTGGAATACGCCTACAGTGGGGAAGAAATGCGCTTTGTAGCGGCACACTTTATTTTACTGTACATAAATCGCTTCGAATGCGGTCGGACTCGCATCTTACGACATTGCGAATATACATTTGTTGCGAAGGTGACTTCACCATTTTGTGTAGCCGAATGAATTTAGACGCACGACATTCTCCAAGTCTCTAACGTCGTTGGAATATTCACACACGGATAAATGGGTTCTGGGAAACACATTTGTTCAGCAACTGCACGTGACGTCAGAATGTAGCTTTCTCTCGCTTAAGCGTTCCGGTCAAATTTAAGGGCTCACATTCAGCACGTCGCGACCGCTTGCAACCGGCTAGAAGACGATCTATCTACTCGACGCGGTGTTCAAAAAGTAATGTAGCCAGACTACCTACACGCACTCGATAAACTTCGTTTTCTAACGATCGCAATCGAGCCAAGCGCGTCGCACTTCGTCGGCTGGTCGGCGATCGTCGCGGAAGCCTCAGGATCCGTGCGTCGCGTGCTCCAGGCTGCGCACGCACTTGCAGGCTCGCACCACGGGCACCCTGTAGCTCTTCCGCTCTCCGTCGGGGCAGAGCAGGTGGACGCGCCTGAGGCGCACGGCTCCGGGCTCGCAGCTCCAGCTGGCGGCGGCCGCGGCGGGCGATCCGTCCGAGTACCAGGGCAACTGGTCCAGCGGCAAGCAGGCACCGGCGCACACCACCTCCAGCAGGGGGCGCGCCGAGGTGCAGTGGCCGTCTGAGATGTAGCGCTTCGAGCGCAGCTCCTTGCAGCCCAGCATTGGGGACCCTGCGTGGTATGAAAGTACGTCTGGTATCTCTGTGCagaaggccaaaaaaaaaaagtgctggcaCGATTCCTGAAGGCAACCGGAATGAGCCACCGTCTGCGATGCAGCGTTGGCAACTTTCGCTCGGTCGGCGACGTCGACACTCACCTTTCTCTCCTGGTGGGGGTATTCTGTTAGAGTCCACCTTGTGGACTATCCATTTCGGCCACTACtaattggatgcagctgtacgagcgaggaggagacgagcggccctagccaatcaggaacGGCTGAAATAGACAGTCGAATAGGTGGActtttacagaatacccccccccccctcctgctctGTTTCCTCCCCTTACCTTTTCCCCCAGTGTACGGTAGCTCACAGAGCTCAGCCcaggttaaccttcctgccttccaCTCATCTTCCTCTCTATACACGGTGTCCCAGCtagcgttagccaagctcttaaaaataaaatatgGAATATACTAGGTTGCAACCAATGGTATTCTGTCAGCAGTGACGTGCCGCAGTAAGaggcttttgtttttcttcgcatAATTGAACTGTCGGACAGCAGCATGCCGTTGTCCTCCCCCTCAATGCCGCTGCGCACTGCGTTAGCCTCGCGCTTCACGCTTAAATGGCAGCTCGCATGTCACGGCGACCAACGCCAATTCCGATGCCTCGCCACTTTCACGAGTCCGCTGCGCTAGGCATGGAGCTGAGTTAATTTTTCTGAGTAATAACAGGGACCACTGGTGCCCAGACGCGTGGACACGTAATCATGCGGCTATTTTCATGTATATATACCATATTATATACCTTCAtataccagcaagtatgcggcctgtagggtgagcaactcAGTAACAAAGAACGTCAtctggaaagtcagagaggctgaaataatctcatgggtggtggcaatgaaaaagaaacctgccacgagtaacttCTTAAGAggtaaaaacaaaatcaggaaagaaacaagttatgataactcaaagggaagctcattacttttcgaagcgagatcaggatgccttagaacacgcacctgtaaagcgagatatGAGAACgaagaagaatgtgcttgctgcggtaaagctagggaaatgatggggcatgttttattagaatgtgaagatatctgcccagcggtcgatttaggcaccactggactccttgaaactgttacgtttcgcctacaacgcgcggtaatgccggcgcggatgcaacggacgccggggcttcgttcaaagcggcggacattttggcccgttcgacgccgccgcaacgcctccccgccaagcgtgtccaggcgtgtttcagtgccacgtgtcttcgtatgtgcgtgtgtgtgtgtgtgcccacgcttgtcaaagcgcggcagccggggagcggagctccccaagtgaggtgccaggaggtctgtccgtcggcgggttggcgatgcgtcactacactcggctcaccatgtctctcggctcgaccgtgcgcgccgtcgtgggctcatgctccgccgtcgcgtg
Coding sequences within it:
- the LOC126530321 gene encoding sclerostin domain-containing protein 1-like, translating into MEMLLSVKLVFLVLFLAGSAFGAVSYSSDQQTPHEADIRRGSPMLGCKELRSKRYISDGHCTSARPLLEVVCAGACLPLDQLPWYSDGSPAAAAASWSCEPGAVRLRRVHLLCPDGERKSYRVPVVRACKCVRSLEHATHGS